The following are from one region of the Quercus robur chromosome 1, dhQueRobu3.1, whole genome shotgun sequence genome:
- the LOC126723672 gene encoding hydroxymethylglutaryl-CoA lyase, mitochondrial isoform X1 encodes MSSLEEPLGVDKLPSMSTIDRIQRFSSGACRPRAEDVGMGNCWIEGRSCSSSNSCNEDYENYSREAFPWKRHTRDVSQGDSLNKRSLSLGRNTLVFRNVCDSWHIPDHQYNSNGNHQDIRQMTNKQFLKGIPNFVKIVEVGPRDGLQNEKNLVSTAVKVELIQRLVSSGLSVVEATSFVSPKWVPQLADAKDVMAAVCNLDGARLPVLTPNLKGFEAAVAAGAKEVAVFASASESFSKSNINCSIEESLVRYRAVTRAAKELSIPVRGYVSCVVGCPVEGAIPPSKVAYVAKELYDMGCFEISLGDTIGVGTPGTVVPMLEAVMAVVPVEKLAVHFHDTYGQSLPNILISLQMGISTLDSSIAGLGGCPYAKGASGNVATEDVVYMLNGLGVKTNVDLAKLMLAGDFISKHLRRPSGSKTATALNRVTADASKI; translated from the exons ATGTCAAGTTTGGAGGAACCCCTTGGTGTTGACAAGTTGCCAAGCATGAGTACTATTGATAGGATTCAGAGGTTCTCGTCTGGTGCTTGCCGGCCAAGAGCAGAGGATGTGGGAATGGGAAACTGCTGGATTGAAGGAAGGAGTTGCAGCTCATCCAACAGTTGCAA TGAAGATTATGAAAACTATTCAAGGGAGGCATTCCCATGGAAAAGACATACAAGAGACGTGTCTCAAGGTGACTCCCTCAACAAAAGGTCTTTGAGCTTAGGCCGAAATACCTTGGTCTTTAGGAATGTTTGTGATTCATGGCACATTCCAGACCATCAATACAACTCTAACGGTAATCACCAAGACATACGACAGATGACAAATAAG CAGTTTTTGAAAGGTATACCAAATTTCGTAAAGATAGTAGAAGTTGGTCCAAGAGATGGATTACAAAATGAGAAGAATCTTGTATCTACTGCTGTAAAGGTCGAATTGATTCAGAGACTAGTATCTTCTGGACTGTCAGTTGTTGAGGCTACAAGTTTTGTATCTCCAAAATGGGTACCTCAG CTAGCAGATGCCAAGGATGTAATGGCGGCAGTTTGTAATTTGGACGGTGCTAGATTGCCTGTTCTGACTCCTAACTTAAAA GGCTTTGAAGCTGCTGTTGCAGCTGGTGCGAAGGAAGTAGCAGTATTTGCCTCAGCTTCTGAGTCATTTTCAAAGTCAAACATCAATTGCAGCATTGAAGAGAGTCTTGTACGTTATCGTGCTGTTACTCGTGCTGCTAAAGAGCTCTCAATTCCTGTTCGTGG GTATGTATCGTGTGTAGTTGGCTGTCCAGTAGAAGGAGCAATCCCTCCTTCAAAAGTAGCATACGTGGCAAAGGAACTGTATGACATGGGTTGCTTTGAAATTTCCCTTGGTGACACAATTGGAGTCGGTACGCCAG GGACTGTTGTTCCCATGCTTGAAGCTGTAATGGCTGTTGTTCCCGTTGAAAAGCTTGCTGTTCACTTCCACGACACTTATGGGCAATCTCTTCCAAATATTCTTATATCCCTCCAA ATGGGGATTAGTACGCTGGATTCCTCTATTGCTGGTCTTGGTGGGTGTCCATATGCTAAAGGAGCTTCGGGGAACGTTGCCACAGAGGATGTTGTGTACATGCTTAATGGTCTAGGTGTAAAAACAAATGTGGATCTGGCTAAGCTCATGTTGGCTGGGGATTTCATCAGCAAGCATTTGCGTCGCCCATCTGGTTCAAAGACTGCCACTGCCTTGAACCGAGTAACAGCCGATGCCTCTAAGATATAA
- the LOC126723672 gene encoding hydroxymethylglutaryl-CoA lyase, mitochondrial isoform X2 has protein sequence MSSLEEPLGVDKLPSMSTIDRIQRFSSGACRPRAEDVGMGNCWIEGRSCSSSNSCNEDYENYSREAFPWKRHTRDVSQGDSLNKRSLSLGRNTLVFRNVCDSWHIPDHQYNSNGNHQDIRQMTNKFLKGIPNFVKIVEVGPRDGLQNEKNLVSTAVKVELIQRLVSSGLSVVEATSFVSPKWVPQLADAKDVMAAVCNLDGARLPVLTPNLKGFEAAVAAGAKEVAVFASASESFSKSNINCSIEESLVRYRAVTRAAKELSIPVRGYVSCVVGCPVEGAIPPSKVAYVAKELYDMGCFEISLGDTIGVGTPGTVVPMLEAVMAVVPVEKLAVHFHDTYGQSLPNILISLQMGISTLDSSIAGLGGCPYAKGASGNVATEDVVYMLNGLGVKTNVDLAKLMLAGDFISKHLRRPSGSKTATALNRVTADASKI, from the exons ATGTCAAGTTTGGAGGAACCCCTTGGTGTTGACAAGTTGCCAAGCATGAGTACTATTGATAGGATTCAGAGGTTCTCGTCTGGTGCTTGCCGGCCAAGAGCAGAGGATGTGGGAATGGGAAACTGCTGGATTGAAGGAAGGAGTTGCAGCTCATCCAACAGTTGCAA TGAAGATTATGAAAACTATTCAAGGGAGGCATTCCCATGGAAAAGACATACAAGAGACGTGTCTCAAGGTGACTCCCTCAACAAAAGGTCTTTGAGCTTAGGCCGAAATACCTTGGTCTTTAGGAATGTTTGTGATTCATGGCACATTCCAGACCATCAATACAACTCTAACGGTAATCACCAAGACATACGACAGATGACAAATAAG TTTTTGAAAGGTATACCAAATTTCGTAAAGATAGTAGAAGTTGGTCCAAGAGATGGATTACAAAATGAGAAGAATCTTGTATCTACTGCTGTAAAGGTCGAATTGATTCAGAGACTAGTATCTTCTGGACTGTCAGTTGTTGAGGCTACAAGTTTTGTATCTCCAAAATGGGTACCTCAG CTAGCAGATGCCAAGGATGTAATGGCGGCAGTTTGTAATTTGGACGGTGCTAGATTGCCTGTTCTGACTCCTAACTTAAAA GGCTTTGAAGCTGCTGTTGCAGCTGGTGCGAAGGAAGTAGCAGTATTTGCCTCAGCTTCTGAGTCATTTTCAAAGTCAAACATCAATTGCAGCATTGAAGAGAGTCTTGTACGTTATCGTGCTGTTACTCGTGCTGCTAAAGAGCTCTCAATTCCTGTTCGTGG GTATGTATCGTGTGTAGTTGGCTGTCCAGTAGAAGGAGCAATCCCTCCTTCAAAAGTAGCATACGTGGCAAAGGAACTGTATGACATGGGTTGCTTTGAAATTTCCCTTGGTGACACAATTGGAGTCGGTACGCCAG GGACTGTTGTTCCCATGCTTGAAGCTGTAATGGCTGTTGTTCCCGTTGAAAAGCTTGCTGTTCACTTCCACGACACTTATGGGCAATCTCTTCCAAATATTCTTATATCCCTCCAA ATGGGGATTAGTACGCTGGATTCCTCTATTGCTGGTCTTGGTGGGTGTCCATATGCTAAAGGAGCTTCGGGGAACGTTGCCACAGAGGATGTTGTGTACATGCTTAATGGTCTAGGTGTAAAAACAAATGTGGATCTGGCTAAGCTCATGTTGGCTGGGGATTTCATCAGCAAGCATTTGCGTCGCCCATCTGGTTCAAAGACTGCCACTGCCTTGAACCGAGTAACAGCCGATGCCTCTAAGATATAA